The DNA region AATCGACATGCGGCGGCTGATGTCTTTAATGGTTTGTACATTTAAAGACGTTTCTTCTTCGATGCTCTTAAGTTTATAGATTGAGCGACGAAGATCTTCTTCACTTTGCTTAATCTTTTCTGCGTATGGTTTGCCTGAAGCTAGAATATTATCTAACCATGCGTCAGAAGATTCGTTGCCAGTAAAGGCATTAACGAAAGCTTTCTTAGGCATTTTTCCGTACTCAACCACGGTGCGAATAATCAAGCGTTCTTGAGTACGAACACGATCCATTGAGTTTTTCAAACCATTGACTAAGTAATCAAACTGTTTTGGGATCAGGCGGAATTGACGGAAAACATCAAGAAATTCTTGTTTGCTCGCGGCAATCGCTTTACTTTCACGGCCATGTTCATTGATGGCTAGTTGAAGGTTCTGATACGTATTACGTAATTCAGTGAAGCGCTCTAAAGCAAGCTCTGGATCGATGCCAACATCTTCTTCTTCGTCATCGTCTGAATCATCGTCTGAATCATCATCATCGTCCAGCTCATCATCACTGACGGCAAGCTCTGAACCAACGTGAGTTGCTGTTGGTGCGGCATTACCATCATCATCAGGATCAACAAAGCCTGAAATGATATCAGTAAGACGTAACTCTTCAGCTTGAACTTTATCAAATTGCTCAAGGATGTATGAAATAGTACCTGGGTATTCGGCAACTGAACATTGAACTTGATTGATGCCATCTTCAATGCGTTTTGCAATGTCGATTTCACCTTCACGGGTCAATAGTTCAACCGTACCCATTTCACGCATGTACATGCGAACAGGGTCAGTCGTTCGGCCAATTTCACTTTCAACGCTTGAAAGTGCTGCAGCTGCGGCTTCGGCAGCATCTTCATCGGCTACGGCTTCATTCAACATAAGATCGTCCGCATCAGGTGCGGTTTCAACGACTTGGATACCCATGTCATTGATCATTTGAATGATGTCTTCTACCTGCTCTGAATCTACGATTTCTTCAGGTAGGTGGTCATTTACTTCGGCGTAGGTCAGATAGCCCTGTTCCTTACCTTTTGCGACAAGTAACTTTAGCTGTGACTGCGGATTTTGATCCATCGACGATATCCAACTTGAGGTCTGAGTGAAGAATATTAGTATGCGAAATGCAAACCGCCAATTATAACAAATTTAATTATTGCTGACCAGTTGGGTATTAGCCGTTGGTCGTAGCATCTATTTAGGACGTTGAAGAGTTAAATCATTCAACTCCTTTTTCTCCTCGACTGATAAGCCGGAGCTTCTTTGCTTTGCTTGCAATACTTCAATTTGTTTATTAATACACTGAGTAAATATGTTATCCAATGTATCTAAAAAAACGTCTTGTTCATTATCATCATTGAGGGGAATATCCCAACTTAATAGTCTTGATAATAATGCTTCCATTTTTGTTTCTCGCCAGTTTTCCATCAGCTGACCGGACTTGATATGGGGGTTTTCTCGACAAATATCAAGTACGTTTAATAATAAACTTAATCCCGGTAAGTCTATATGACTAATACTGGTTAAATCAGGTACTAATTCAGCATAGCTGGGTTTTTGTAAAAGTAACGCTATAACGACACGCATAGGTGTACGCTTTATTTTTTTGTGTGGTTGAGGTGACGATGCTGCTTGAGCTTCTTTACTTATTAATTGTTGCAATTGTCTTTCATCTAGAAGGCCCAACTTTTTACCAAGTAAATCACGTAAGTATAGGCGTAATGTCCCTCCCGGTACTTTTTCTATTAGCGGTACAACCAAAGCGGTGAGCTTTGCTTTACCTTCATTACTGCTGGTATCGACTTGTTGCATCAATGTGTTAAATAAAAACTCAGACAATGATGTTGCTTTATGAACTTGTTGTTCAAACTGATCTTTACCATATTCTCGAATATAAGAATCTGGATCTTCACCATCGGGCAAGAACATAAACTTTAGCTGGCGGCCATCATTTAAATAAGGAAGAGCATTCTCCATTGCTCGCCATGCTGCTTCACGACCGGCCCTGTCTCCATCGTAACAGCAGACAATGGTACCAGTTTGACGAAACAACATTTGCATGTGATCGCCAGTGGTTGATGTGCCTAGGGCTGCAACTGCATAATCGACACCATATTGTGCTAGCGCAACCACGTCCATGTAGCCTTCAACGACTAAAATTTGCTGTGGTTCTTTATGTATTTGCAATACGTCATACAAACCATAAAGTTCTTTGCCTTTATGAAACACTGGCGTTTCTGGTGAATTTAAATATTTAGGTTTTTCATCCCCTAAGACTCTCCCACCAAAGCCAATAACTCGGCCACGTCGATCACGAATGGGGAACATAATACGACCACGAAAACGGTCATAACGGTTTCCTTTATCATTTTCAATTAACATGCCGCCTTCGACCAGCATATCTTGTACGGCTTTTTGTTGGCCGAAATTTTTACGAACGCTATCCCAGTCATCAGAAACATAACCGATACCAAATTTTTGCACTATCTCACCGGATAATCCTCGGTTTTTGAGATATTCAATTGCCATTTTATTGGTGGACACTTTTAATTGAGACCGATAAAACTGGCTGATACTGCCCAATAAATCGTATAAATTACGTTTTGTTTCAGTGCTGACTTTTTGTATGGAATCTTTGAAATTGCCACCACTGCGTTGCTCTCTAGGGACTTCTAAACCTTGTAAGTGTGCCAGCTCTTCTATTGCTTCTACGAATTCAAGACGTTCGTATTCCATCATGAAATCGATGGCATTACCGTGAACACCACAACCAAAACAGTGGTAGGTTTGACGATCGG from Vibrio casei includes:
- the rpoD gene encoding RNA polymerase sigma factor RpoD encodes the protein MDQNPQSQLKLLVAKGKEQGYLTYAEVNDHLPEEIVDSEQVEDIIQMINDMGIQVVETAPDADDLMLNEAVADEDAAEAAAAALSSVESEIGRTTDPVRMYMREMGTVELLTREGEIDIAKRIEDGINQVQCSVAEYPGTISYILEQFDKVQAEELRLTDIISGFVDPDDDGNAAPTATHVGSELAVSDDELDDDDDSDDDSDDDEEEDVGIDPELALERFTELRNTYQNLQLAINEHGRESKAIAASKQEFLDVFRQFRLIPKQFDYLVNGLKNSMDRVRTQERLIIRTVVEYGKMPKKAFVNAFTGNESSDAWLDNILASGKPYAEKIKQSEEDLRRSIYKLKSIEEETSLNVQTIKDISRRMSIGEAKARRAKKEMVEANLRLVISIAKKYTNRGLQFLDLIQEGNIGLMKAVDKFEYRRGYKFSTYATWWIRQAITRSIADQARTIRIPVHMIETINKLNRISRQMLQEMGREPLPEELAERMQMPEDKIRKVLKIAKEPISMETPIGDDEDSHLGDFIEDTTLELPLDSATSTSLKFATKDVLAGLTPREAKVLRMRFGIDMNTDHTLEEVGKQFDVTRERIRQIEAKALRKLRHPSRSETLRSFLDE
- the dnaG gene encoding DNA primase, with amino-acid sequence MAGHIPRSFIDDLLARVDIVDLVDPRVKLKKQGKNYGACCPFHNEKSPSFIVSPDRQTYHCFGCGVHGNAIDFMMEYERLEFVEAIEELAHLQGLEVPREQRSGGNFKDSIQKVSTETKRNLYDLLGSISQFYRSQLKVSTNKMAIEYLKNRGLSGEIVQKFGIGYVSDDWDSVRKNFGQQKAVQDMLVEGGMLIENDKGNRYDRFRGRIMFPIRDRRGRVIGFGGRVLGDEKPKYLNSPETPVFHKGKELYGLYDVLQIHKEPQQILVVEGYMDVVALAQYGVDYAVAALGTSTTGDHMQMLFRQTGTIVCCYDGDRAGREAAWRAMENALPYLNDGRQLKFMFLPDGEDPDSYIREYGKDQFEQQVHKATSLSEFLFNTLMQQVDTSSNEGKAKLTALVVPLIEKVPGGTLRLYLRDLLGKKLGLLDERQLQQLISKEAQAASSPQPHKKIKRTPMRVVIALLLQKPSYAELVPDLTSISHIDLPGLSLLLNVLDICRENPHIKSGQLMENWRETKMEALLSRLLSWDIPLNDDNEQDVFLDTLDNIFTQCINKQIEVLQAKQRSSGLSVEEKKELNDLTLQRPK